The following proteins are co-located in the Limanda limanda chromosome 5, fLimLim1.1, whole genome shotgun sequence genome:
- the septin5a gene encoding septin 5a, translating into MDAIMLQEKLVERLLCPRVRTARQKEKQYVGFATLPNQVHRKSVKKGFDFTLMVAGESGMGKSTLVNSLFLTDLYKDRKLLNAEERINQTVEIIKHTVDIEEKGVKLKLTIVDTPGFGDAVNNNECWKPITDYIDQQFEQYFRDESGLNRKNIQDNRVHCCLYFIPPFGHGLRPVDVEFMKALHEKVNIIPLIAKADCLTPNEIKKLKDRIREEIDKFGIKVYQFPECDSDEDEEFKQLDKELKECTPFAVIGSNTVVEARGQRVRGRLYPWGIVEVENQSHCDFVKLRNMLIRSHMHDLKDVTCDVHYENYRAQCIQEMTIKLAQDNRMESPIPFLSTPDVETEKLIKLKDEELKRMQEMLNKMQQQMHHKDQ; encoded by the exons ATGGATGCCATCATGCTGCAGGAGAAACTGGTGGAACGGCTGCTGTGCCCACGAGTGAGGACGGCCAGACAGAAG gAGAAACAGTATGTGGGTTTTGCAACTTTGCCCAATCAAGTCCACAGGAAGTCGGTGAAGAAAGGCTTCGACTTCACCCTGATGGTGGCAG gagAGTCTGGAATGGGTAAATCCACCCTGGTCAACAGCCTGTTCCTCACAGACCTctacaaagacaggaagttacTGAACGCTGAGG AGCGAATCAACCAAACAGTGGAAATCATCAAGCACACGGTCGACATCGAGGAGAAAGGAGTCAAACTCAAGCTGACCATCGTAGACACGCCGGGGTTCGGAGACGCCGTGAACAACAACGAGTG ctGGAAGCCGATCACAGACTACATAGATCAACAGTTTGAGCAATACTTCAGGGATGAGAGTGGACTGAACAGAAAGAACATCCAGGACAACAGGGTCCACTGCTGCCTCTACTTCATCCCTCCATTTGGGCACGg GCTGCGTCCGGTCGATGTTGAGTTCATGAAGGCGCTGCATGAAAAAGTCAACATAATTCCACTCATTGCAAAAGCTGACTGTCTCACGCCCAACGAGATAAAGAAGCTCAAAGACAGA atacgAGAGGAAATAGACAAGTTCGGGATCAAAGTGTACCAGTTCCCTGAATGTGACTCCGACGAGGATGAAGAGTTTAAACAACTTGACAAAGAGCTGAAG gagtGCACCCCTTTCGCTGTGATCGGCAGCAACACGGTGGTGGAGGCTCGGGGTCAGAGGGTCCGAGGACGACTGTACCCCTGGGGCATCGTAGAAG TGGAGAACCAGTCGCACTGTGACTTTGTGAAACTGAGGAACATGCTGATTCGCTCGCACATGCACGACCTGAAAGACGTGACCTGTGACGTCCACTATGAGAACTACAGAGCACAGTGCATACAGGAGATGACCAT taAACTGGCTCAGGACAACCGAATGGAGAGTCCCATCCCCTTCCTGTCCACTCCAGATGTGGAAACTGAGAAACTCATCAAATTGAAAGACGAGGAG ctgaagaggaTGCAGGAGATGCTGAACAAGATGCAACAGCAGATGCACCACAAAGACCAGTGA
- the gp1bb gene encoding platelet glycoprotein Ib beta chain, whose product MTGLLLLCLLLLCEGQRSSSCPHLCSCHGGLVNCSSRSLTSSSLPTSFPAGTTELRLDTNLLTTLPNGLLDNLTPLSSVSLHGNPWSCDCGVLYLRAWLLRRPAGLTSHLGVNCSSPPSLRGRLVVYLTEEEVLESCHYWYCDLAWASQVCLFVFVVVQVVLLVALIVFLRRFERLTKEARRTKEESFTAGEDPRENEYSLMKDSSI is encoded by the coding sequence atGACGGGGCTCCTGCTCCTGTGTCTGCTCCTCCTgtgtgaaggtcagaggtcatcatCGTGCCCTCACCTCTGCTCCTGTCACGGTGGtctggtgaactgcagcagcaggtctctcacctcctcctcgcTGCCCACCAGTTTCCCTGCCGGGACCACCGAGCTCCGTCTGGACACCAACCTGCTGACCACGCTCCCTAACGGCCTCCTGGACAACTTGACCCCCctcagctctgtctctcttcatgGTAACCCCTGGTCGTGTGACTGTGGCGTCCTCTACCTGCGAGCCTGGCTTCTGCGTCGGCCCGCCGGCCTCACGTCCCACCTGGGCGTCAACtgcagctccccccccagcttGAGAGGGCGACTGGTGGTGTATCTAAccgaggaggaggtgctggagtCCTGCCACTACTGGTACTGCGACCTGGCCTGGGCCTCCCaggtgtgtctgtttgtgtttgtggtggtgCAGGTGGTTCTGCTCGTGGCCCTGATCGTGTTCCTGAGGAGATTCGAGAGGTTGACCAAAGAAGCGAGGAGAACCAAAGAGGAGAGCTTCACAGCCGGGGAGGATCCGAGGGAGAACGAGTACTCACTTATGAAGGACAGCAGCATCTGA